In a single window of the Nicotiana tomentosiformis chromosome 8, ASM39032v3, whole genome shotgun sequence genome:
- the LOC138897994 gene encoding uncharacterized protein, with protein sequence MTSHQDDKTYLQVVNIATHKEAFDKIAREAKNNNKKARIIGIYRGFSVGGKNMNHSAHIQSTAHSSPYLAPLRHGYKRHPGKCLLGQKGCFHCHDLGHIKRDCPLLGQALGKTPTRQATYMVDCHAKTVKFSFIGEDPIIIRGEMGMLVSKFISYLKARKLVSIRCLAYLAHVHDMKVGSPVLESVPIVKEFLDVFLGDLPRIPQDREIEFGIDTLSGTQPISIPPYRMAPSEINELKKQLQDLLDKGFIRPSVSPWGTPVLFVKKKDGSLRMCIDYRQLNKDRQLYAKISKCEFSLDTVTFLGYVVSKEGIRVDPQKTEAVKSWPRPTTPTEIRSFLGLTGYYRHFVEGFSSVDTPLKKLTQKNVKFQWSEACEKSFQELKNRLTTAPILTLPTPTGKFMICCDTSRVGLGCVLMQNDKLRKPNIASQGVRLDEKYDGRLIASMGAKSTLVEQVKAKQFDEPNLLKHKEGVLSDKIKNFSLDENGVMRLDGRLCVPNVEDLRRAIMVEAHSSRYSIHPGLPKCIML encoded by the exons ATGACTTCACATCAGGATGACAAAACTTATCTTCAGGTTGTCAATATCGCTACGCATAAGGAGGCTTTTGATAAAATCGCCAGGGAAGCTAAAAATAACAACAAGAAGGCTAGAATAATAGGTATTTATAGGGGATTTTCAGTTGGGGGTAAGAACATGAATCATTCAGCTCACATTCAATCAACGGCTCACTCATCTCCTTATCTAGCTCCACTCAGACATGGCTA CAAAAGACATCCAGGGAAATGCCTTTTGGGTCAGAAAGGTTGTTTTCACTGCCATGATCTGGGTCATATTAAGAGAGACTGTCCACTGCTTGGACAAGCTCTGGGAAAAACTCCAACCAGACAGGCAACATACATGG TTGATTGCCACGCGAAGACAGTTAAATTCTCATTTATTGGGGAAGATCCAATTATAATTAGAGGTGAAATGGGTATGCTTGTGAGTaaatttatttcttaccttaaggctagaAAACTAGTGAGCATCAGGTGTTTGGCATATCTAGCACATGTACATGATATGAAAGTTGGCTCCCCAGTGCTTGAATCAGTACCGATTGTGAAAGAGTTTTTAGACGTGTTCCTGGGTGATCTCCCAAGGATACCACAagatagggagattgagtttGGCATAGACACATTGTcaggaactcaaccaatctcGATTCCTCCTTACAGAATGGCTCCATCTGAGATAAATGAACTCAAGAAGCAGTTACAAGACCTCttagataagggttttattcgaCCTAGTGTTTCACCCTGGGGTACTccagtgttgttcgtgaagaaaaaagatggttccctacggatgtgtatagattaccgccagttgaataag GATCGTCAGCTTTATGCCAAAATTTCCAAATGTGAATTTTCGCTCGATACAGTTACATTTTTGGGATACGTGGTCTCGAAAGAAGGCATTAGAGTAGACCCCCAGAAAACAGAAGCAGTTAAGAGTTGGCCTAGGCCGACGACCCctacagagattcgcagttttctAGGGTTGACAGGTTACTACCGTCATTTTGTAGAAGGGTTCTCTTCAGTAGATACCCCGTTGAAAAAGTTAACTCAGAAAAATGTGAAGTTCCAATGGTCTGAAGCTTGTGAGAAAAGTTTTCAAGAACTCAAGAACAggttgactacagccccaatctTGACTCTGCCTACCCCTACAGGTAAATTTATGATCTGTTGTGATACTTCTAGAGTAGGATTAGGATGTGTTCTTATGCAGAATGACaag TTAAGGAAGCCCAACATAGCTAGCCAAGGGGTTCGTCTCGATGAGAAGTATGATGGAAGATTGATAGCAAGTATGGGTGCTAAGTCTACTTTAGTAGAGCAAGTTAAAGCCAAACAATTTGATGAACCTAACTTGCTTAAGCACAAGGAAGGTGTCCtcagtgacaagattaagaattTTTCACTTGATGAGAATGGTGTGATGAGACTTGATGGCCGCTTATGCGTGCCTAATGTAGAAGATCTTCGAAGGGCAATTATGGTAGAAGCTCATAGCTCCAGATATTCAATACATCCAGGTTTACCAAAATGTATCATGCTTTGA